From a region of the Acanthochromis polyacanthus isolate Apoly-LR-REF ecotype Palm Island chromosome 3, KAUST_Apoly_ChrSc, whole genome shotgun sequence genome:
- the fhdc1 gene encoding FH2 domain-containing protein 1, with product MLVMSCPSATNEPESCSSEGSSCTASSITTSDPSSMSGHSHSALPSLNPDATKHEAPPPPPLPPPPPGAPPPPPPPATGNHNVRKKRRVRSFFWKPIPEEKVRGKPNIWTMAVRQQQYQIDVRSVEELFGQQEEAVAGVRGAAPTTGSSARVARSRSFKESSKDEISILDSKRGMNVGIFLKQFKKSNRSIVEDIRRGEGKIYGAELLKDLLKLLPDVEEIKKLQAFKGDPDKLTLVDSFMYLLIQVPRFEVRIEAMVLHEEFFPCCAVMGHEIDVVRVATKELMGCEELHAILHLVLQAGNIMNAGGYAGNAVGFKLSSLLSLADTKANKPGMNLLHFVAMEAKKKDEKLLKFPEKLQDVQSAARISVENIEVEFSSLYVRIKSLEEKVQGDQELLQQLEPFLQSSTRTLQDLKRRRLDLRKEGNALIDFFCEDKDTFKLDECFRIFQDFCIKFKKAVKDNMDRELKEAARQRRLRELEEKRFAWSGADQSGGFGRSSSENDVEMLTKEGLLDFFQQRSQSPHSPLGRSASARRHRHTMTSIADRELQGYLELFGSSGNPTDYSKFYSLPRSGRALQRKTTPWILAQNDNRELGCDRQVTSPHAETEPISPLARFSSSGLNNNEDPYNNNNNYSSVSEGSALPRPFCVFQKPAHLPNPAITGHMNVSVEKHMLVQGPQAFDLPSPNNNSNHMHFVNQGDVVVTNLEQERQSPPKILENLLHDKVKISAPTQAGVSPEKEEEDFSTVSSTTCDTPLPLDTSVSNKKPVFYILDCTETDCSVTLDYSEVESSSAKDGLHLRTTDQETQQDPSSLSSNLESMSPNDQSVSTSELLALKSVDTASVTPSATTEEWDTESCDTAEGKQGAEKDAQRNSRKPAQTKSKANKPTKSSGGRGVRMLTSSESQGMRKVVPISKLTRTGSSKRTERPSVDGGDPRRPLRDQSTPARGRSEKTTRPPRHSSLPPDESKQRAGSLTGSISRWARDSMPRKASIHKPSAKPLRNIPKPAPEEKMCRSTMRALAQTQMQAGASSENSSSHTLSAKNASDVPSFARNTVASTSRTKKELGPPSVPSTPSRSPSLLGRHASVKQTRVSPTIHASEERPPGTNLRRVQSVKAASRSTYRSETPPPPATREDIRKTSSFSEKSVQPRDLVTSSRSTKPSWK from the exons ATGTTGGTTATGAGTTGTCCATCTGCCACCAATGAGCCAGAGAGCTGCAGCAGCGAGGGCAGCAGCTGCACCGCGTCCTCCATCACTACCTCGGATCCGTCCTCTATGTCTGGACACTCTCACTCCGCCCTGCCTTCCCTCAACCCCGATGCCACCAAGCATGAAGCCCCGCCGCCTCCACCCCTCCCGCCCCCGCCTCCAGGGGCGCCCCCGCCACCTCCACCCCCGGCCACTGGAAACCACAATGTCAGGAAGAAGCGTCGCGTGCGCAGCTTCTTCTGGAAGCCGATCCCAGAGGAGAAGGTCCGCGGGAAGCCCAACATCTGGACGATGGCGGTGCGGCAGCAGCAGTACCAGATCGATGTCCGCTCCGTGGAGGAGCTGTTTGGGCAGCAGGAAGAGGCAGTGGCCGGCGTACGCGGGGCGGCACCGACCACCGGAAGCTCAGCTCGAGTGGCCCGATCACGGTCCTTCAAGGAGAGCAGCAAAGATGAG atcAGCATCCTCGACTCAAAGAGGGGCATGAATGTGGGCATTTTCCTCAAGCAGTTTAAGAA GTCCAACCGCTCCATTGTTGAAGATATACGACGAGGAGAAGGGAAGATTTACGGAGCAGAGCTGCTCAAAGAcctgctgaagctgctgcctGATGTAGAGGAG ATCAAGAAGCTGCAGGCGTTCAAAGGCGATCCAGACAAGCTGACGCTGGTTGATTCCTTTATGTACCTGCTGATCCAGGTGCCACG GTTTGAGGTTCGGATCGAGGCCATGGTCCTCCACGAAGAGTTCTTCCCGTGTTGTGCAGTGATGGGACACGAGATCGATGTCGTCCGAGTCGCCACTAAAG AGCTGATGGGCTGTGAGGAGCTACATGCCATTCTTCATCTGGTGCTGCAGGCTGGAAACATCATGAACGCT GGCGGCTACGCAGGAAACGCCGTTGGATTCAAGCTGTCGTCGCTCCTCTCTCTGGCTGACACCAAAGCCAACAAGCCAGGAATGAACCTGCTGCATTTCGTGGCCATG GAGGCGAAGAAAAAAGATGAGAAGCTGCTCAAGTTTCCAGAGAAACTTCAGGATGTCCAGAGTGCAGCCAG AATCTCAGTGGAAAACATTGAGGTGGAGTTTTCCTCCTTGTATGTCCGAATCAAATCCCTGGAGGAGAAGGTTCAAGGAGAccaggagctgctgcagcagctggagccTTTTCTGcag AGTTCAACACGGACACTGCAGGACCTAAAGAGACGCAGGCTGGATCTGCGTAAAGAGGGCAACGCTCTGATCGATTTCTTTTGTGAAGATAAGGACACCTTCAAGCTGGATGAGTGCTTCCGGATCTTTCAAGACTTCTGCATTAAGTTCAAGAAAGCCGTTAAG GACAACATGGACCGCGAGCTGAAGGAAGCTGCCCGACAGCGTCGTCTCCGAGAACTGGAGGAAAAGCGTTTTGCGTGGTCGGGTGCTGACCAGAGCGGCGGATTCGGTCGGAGCAGCAGCGAAAACGACGTGGAAATGCTCACCAAGGAAGGTCTCCTGGACTTCTTCCAGCAGAGGTCTCAGAGTCCACACAGCCCACTGGGTCGCTCTGCCAGCGCCCGCCGCCACCGTCACACCATGACCTCCATAGCAGATCGGGAGCTCCAGGGATATCTGGAGCTATTCGGGAGCTCTGGGAATCCCACAGACTATTCCAAGTTTTACAGCCTACCTCGGTCAGGCCGAGCTCTCCAGAGGAAGACGACTCCCTGGATTTTAGCGCAGAATGACAACCGAGAGCTGGGCTGTGATAGACAAGTGACCTCTCCGCACGCAGAAACTGAACCTATCAGCCCACTGGCCAGGTTTTCCTCCTCTGGACTCAATAATAACGAGGACccatacaacaacaacaataattacTCTTCTGTGTCGGAGGGCAGCGCTCTGCCTCGgcccttttgtgtctttcagaaGCCCGCCCATCTTCCCAACCCAGCAATTACCGGCCACATGAATGTCAGTGTGGAGAAGCATATGTTAGTCCAAGGGCCTCAAGCTTTTGACCTGCCAAGTCCAAACAACAACAGTAATCACATGCACTTTGTCAACCAGGGGGATGTTGTGGTGACAAATCTGGAACAGGAAAGACAGTCGCCTCCCAAGATTCTGGAAAACCTTCTACATGATAAAGTTAAAATCAGTGCTCCCACACAGGCTGGAGTCTCTCctgagaaagaagaagaggactTCAGCACTGTTTCATCAACAACCTGCGACACTCCCCTCCCGCTAGACACTTCAGTATCCAATAAGAAGCCAGTGTTTTACATACTAGACTGTACAGAAACGGACTGCTCGGTCACATTGGATTACTCTGAGGTTGAAAGCTCGTCAGCAAAAGACGGACTTCACTTGAGAACAACTGATCAGGAGACGCAGCAAGATCCGAGTTCTCTGTCCTCAAATTTGGAGTCCATGTCACCCAACGACCAGTCCGTTTCAACCAGTGAGCTCTTGGCGCTGAAATCCGTGGACACGGCGTCCGTGACTCCGTCTGCCACCACAGAAGAGTGGGACACGGAGAGCTGTGACACAGCTGAGGGGAAACAAGGTGCAGAGAAAGACGCTCAGAGGAACAGCAGGAAACCAGCGCAGACTAAGAGCAAAGCCAACAAACCGACAAAGAGCAGCGGCGGTCGAGGTGTGCGAATGCTGACCAGCAGTGAGAGCCAGGGCATGCGGAAAGTTGTGCCCATCAGCAAGCTCACCAGGACGGGCAGCAGCAAGCGAACAGAAAGGCCTTCAGTGGACGGTGGAGATCCACGTCGGCCTCTCCGTGACCAGAGCACCCCGGCCAGAGGAAGAAGCGAGAAGACAACCAGACCTCCTCGACACTCCAGTCTGCCTCCCGATGAGTCAAAGCAGCGGGCAGGAAGCCTCACAGGTAGTATTTCCAGATGGGCCCGTGACTCGATGCCGAGGAAAGCGTCCATCCACAAGCCGAGCGCCAAACCCCTGAGGAACATCCCCAAGCCGGCGCCCGAAGAGAAGATGTGCCGCTCCACCATGAGAGCTCTTGCCCAAACTCAGATGCAGGCTGGAGCTTCCTCCGAGAACAGCAGCTCGCACACGCTCAGTGCAAAAAACGCCTCCGACGTCCCCAGCTTTGCGCGTAACACTGTAGCTTCAACGTCCAGGACCAAGAAGGAGCTGGGCCCGCCGTCTGTCCCCTCCACTCCATCTCGAAGCCCTTCTCTTCTGGGCCGACATGCCTCCGTGAAGCAGACTCGGGTGTCACCCACAATTCATGCCAGCGAGGAACGGCCGCCGGGGACGAACCTGCGACGGGTGCAAAGCGTGAAGGCAGCAAGTCGCAGCACCTACCGCAGCGAGACCCCACCTCCACCTGCAACACGAGAGGACATCCGTAAGACTAGCAGCTTTTCTGAAAAGTCTGTGCAGCCCAGAGACTTGGTGACGTCCAGCAGAAGCACGAAGCCGAGCTGGAAGTGA